A genomic stretch from Shewanella sediminis HAW-EB3 includes:
- a CDS encoding efflux RND transporter periplasmic adaptor subunit has protein sequence MSHLESNNKRTKLAYLLSLFMVITPQLAHSQQLLAQENTAQHTEHSHTDAKTATYSCPMHPDETSHEAGSRCSICNMFLVNEGVEEEEGRAKTSLSASEQKTYVCPMHPDETSHEAGSRCSICNMFLVNEGVEEEEGGAKTNLSASEQKTYVCPMHPDETSHEAGSRCSICNMFLVNEGVEEEEGGAKTSLTANEQKTYVCPMHPDETSHEAGSRCPICNMFLVEEEEEEKGSVDHSSHNMSSSTPEDHSGHAHQTQEADTPADTVFNSAKPAPLDDGANIKYVCPMHAHIISDVPGTCPICGMNLEKVELGGNSKEIQIDVSGGMQQALALKVARVEKDTLWKFVQTVGQIDYDESKINHIHARVNGWIEKLTIESVGDKIIKGQLLYEIYSPDLINAQDDFLLAQDTLKRSGSSENYKDLVRKAGLRLELLGFNKSQIKALAKSKKTQYRVPFYAKSGGIVKALSVRDGMYIQPSTEVMSVVDLSKVWVIADVFENEQSWLEIGQKAEVSVPAMGIKGIEGEIDYIYPELDAVTRSLRVRIVVKNKDLELRPNTLAKIDIFGGPNRDTLVIPQEALIQTGKENRVIVKLEDNSFTARKVTVGMLSQGKAEIKNGLEAGERVVTSGQFLLDSEASLKGSLMRLSSGHQH, from the coding sequence ATGAGTCATTTAGAATCGAACAATAAGCGCACCAAATTAGCCTATCTGCTTAGCCTGTTTATGGTTATCACCCCGCAGTTAGCCCATTCACAACAGCTATTAGCTCAGGAGAATACAGCCCAGCATACAGAGCACAGTCATACGGATGCAAAAACGGCAACTTACTCCTGCCCCATGCATCCTGATGAGACCAGTCATGAAGCCGGAAGCCGCTGCTCTATCTGTAACATGTTCCTCGTCAATGAAGGAGTTGAGGAAGAGGAAGGCAGAGCCAAGACGAGCCTAAGTGCAAGCGAGCAGAAAACCTATGTGTGCCCCATGCATCCTGATGAGACCAGTCATGAAGCCGGAAGCCGCTGCTCTATCTGTAACATGTTCCTCGTCAATGAAGGAGTTGAGGAAGAGGAAGGCGGAGCCAAGACGAACCTAAGTGCAAGCGAGCAGAAAACCTATGTGTGCCCCATGCATCCTGATGAGACCAGTCATGAAGCCGGAAGCCGCTGCTCTATCTGTAACATGTTCCTCGTCAATGAAGGAGTTGAGGAAGAGGAAGGCGGAGCCAAGACTAGCCTGACTGCCAATGAGCAGAAAACCTATGTCTGCCCTATGCATCCGGACGAGACCAGTCATGAGGCGGGAAGCCGCTGTCCGATATGTAACATGTTCCTCGTCGAAGAGGAGGAAGAGGAGAAAGGGAGCGTCGATCACTCATCTCATAATATGAGTAGTTCTACCCCTGAAGACCACTCGGGTCACGCACATCAAACCCAAGAGGCAGATACACCGGCAGATACTGTCTTCAATAGTGCAAAACCAGCCCCTCTCGATGATGGGGCAAATATTAAGTATGTCTGTCCTATGCATGCCCATATCATCAGCGATGTACCAGGTACATGCCCTATCTGTGGTATGAACCTGGAAAAAGTTGAGTTAGGAGGAAACAGCAAGGAGATCCAGATAGATGTTTCAGGCGGCATGCAACAGGCATTAGCCCTTAAGGTTGCCAGAGTCGAAAAAGATACCCTTTGGAAGTTTGTCCAAACCGTTGGTCAGATAGATTATGACGAGAGCAAGATAAATCATATCCATGCACGTGTGAATGGCTGGATAGAGAAGCTCACCATTGAGTCTGTCGGTGACAAAATTATCAAGGGACAACTGCTATATGAGATCTACTCTCCCGATCTGATCAATGCCCAAGATGATTTCCTGCTCGCACAAGATACCTTAAAGCGCTCAGGAAGCAGCGAGAACTATAAAGACTTAGTGAGAAAAGCCGGTTTAAGATTAGAATTGCTCGGCTTTAACAAAAGCCAGATAAAGGCTCTGGCCAAATCTAAGAAAACCCAATATCGAGTCCCATTTTACGCTAAGAGTGGCGGCATAGTTAAGGCACTATCTGTCAGAGACGGCATGTATATCCAACCATCGACGGAAGTGATGTCTGTCGTCGACCTGTCCAAGGTTTGGGTCATCGCCGATGTGTTTGAGAATGAGCAGAGCTGGCTTGAGATAGGCCAGAAAGCCGAAGTCTCTGTACCAGCGATGGGTATCAAGGGAATTGAGGGGGAAATTGACTATATCTATCCGGAACTCGATGCCGTTACCCGTAGCTTAAGAGTCAGAATCGTAGTGAAAAACAAGGATTTGGAACTGAGACCTAATACGCTGGCTAAGATAGACATATTTGGTGGTCCCAACAGAGACACCTTAGTCATTCCACAAGAAGCTCTGATTCAGACGGGTAAAGAGAACCGCGTCATTGTTAAGCTCGAAGACAATAGCTTTACCGCCCGTAAGGTGACAGTAGGCATGCTTAGTCAAGGCAAAGCCGAGATAAAAAATGGCCTTGAAGCGGGAGAGCGCGTGGTGACTTCGGGTCAATTTCTTCTCGACTCCGAAGCCAGTCTCAAGGGTAGTTTGATGCGCCTCAGCAGCGGCCACCAGCATTAA
- a CDS encoding heavy metal-binding domain-containing protein, with amino-acid sequence MKTLLSLVLSVFILVSMVPAASAHQHEHAQHESADYACPMHPEVTGQKGDSCPKCGMNLEANKATTSKHQGKKCDSCPNHKAKAHKDMHADTHACPMHPSVTGEKGDTCPDCGMNLTASKAASQHHGKKCDSCPNHGAKAHKDMHADTHACPMNPKITGKKGDTCPKCGMNLEPIKTAANGAGKHPAHHKQQ; translated from the coding sequence ATGAAAACCTTGTTAAGCCTAGTTTTATCAGTCTTTATTCTAGTTTCAATGGTGCCGGCAGCTTCTGCACATCAGCACGAACATGCACAACATGAAAGTGCCGATTATGCATGCCCTATGCACCCGGAAGTTACCGGACAGAAGGGTGATAGCTGCCCAAAATGCGGTATGAATTTAGAAGCAAATAAGGCTACTACCTCTAAACATCAGGGGAAAAAATGTGACTCTTGCCCTAACCATAAAGCGAAAGCACATAAGGATATGCATGCAGATACCCATGCCTGTCCAATGCACCCAAGTGTTACCGGAGAAAAGGGCGATACTTGCCCTGATTGCGGTATGAACTTAACCGCCTCTAAAGCAGCTTCCCAACATCATGGAAAAAAATGCGATTCTTGCCCTAATCACGGAGCAAAAGCGCATAAGGATATGCATGCTGACACTCATGCCTGCCCTATGAATCCAAAGATCACAGGAAAAAAGGGTGATACCTGCCCTAAATGTGGAATGAACTTAGAGCCAATCAAAACGGCGGCTAACGGAGCAGGGAAACACCCAGCTCACCACAAGCAGCAATAA
- a CDS encoding DUF2057 family protein: protein MKTLITAVALTLASFTSIAASVSFPDSLVVTGINGEKRFDAHQPQLADGENLIQLRYHDIFEVNADDSGAWVKSEPLYLLVDFQGQQEYQAATPTINTEDEAYDFIENPIITLEDAQGKNKTVALLTHQQLMAKVLLTRKN from the coding sequence ATGAAAACATTAATTACAGCTGTTGCACTTACCCTTGCAAGTTTTACCTCTATCGCTGCGAGCGTCTCTTTTCCTGACTCGCTGGTCGTTACAGGCATTAATGGAGAAAAGAGATTTGATGCTCATCAACCTCAGCTAGCAGACGGAGAGAATTTAATTCAACTTAGATATCACGATATTTTTGAGGTCAATGCGGATGACTCAGGCGCATGGGTAAAATCTGAGCCTCTGTACCTTTTAGTCGACTTCCAGGGTCAACAAGAGTACCAAGCTGCCACGCCGACTATTAACACTGAAGATGAAGCCTATGATTTCATCGAAAATCCGATTATTACACTTGAAGATGCTCAGGGTAAAAACAAAACAGTGGCCCTGCTCACTCATCAACAGCTGATGGCCAAAGTGTTATTGACACGAAAAAACTAG
- a CDS encoding NapC/NirT family cytochrome c, whose translation MNLRALFRPSAKYSIFALLVVGIVVGVVGYFATQQTLHATSSDEFCMTCHSNHSLKDEVLASAHGGGKSGIVVECQQCHLPQEPFQYLIKKIIVSKDVIGFLTIDGFNTQEWLEANRKEQADHARDFLRSIDSSTCQNCHKRIYEDQPETMKKMAKRMHSNNFKKAEDKRKTCIDCHKGVAHPYPKG comes from the coding sequence ATGAACTTGCGTGCACTATTTAGACCAAGCGCGAAATACTCAATATTTGCCCTACTAGTGGTTGGTATTGTAGTCGGTGTTGTTGGCTACTTTGCTACACAACAAACTTTACACGCGACAAGCTCTGATGAGTTTTGTATGACTTGTCACAGCAACCATTCTCTTAAGGATGAAGTACTGGCGTCAGCACACGGTGGCGGTAAGTCAGGTATCGTTGTTGAATGTCAGCAGTGTCACCTTCCGCAAGAGCCTTTCCAGTATCTTATTAAAAAGATCATCGTATCTAAAGATGTTATCGGCTTCTTAACGATTGATGGTTTCAACACTCAAGAGTGGTTAGAAGCAAACCGTAAAGAACAGGCCGATCACGCTCGTGATTTCCTACGTTCTATCGATTCTTCTACTTGTCAGAACTGTCACAAGCGTATCTACGAAGATCAGCCTGAGACTATGAAGAAGATGGCTAAGAGAATGCATAGCAATAACTTCAAGAAAGCTGAAGACAAGAGAAAGACTTGTATCGATTGTCACAAAGGCGTTGCTCACCCATACCCTAAGGGATAA
- a CDS encoding DUF1145 domain-containing protein, with protein MKFVITTGKAVTLFAWLLMTYNLIMPFEGNIAIILYILLAITTFMHCFQVVIFHTIFKSLLSLKKGDYFSVFIFGAFSLLQYRSKVMQNLGNAETR; from the coding sequence ATGAAATTTGTAATTACTACAGGTAAGGCTGTCACCCTATTTGCCTGGCTTTTGATGACATACAACCTGATCATGCCATTTGAAGGCAATATTGCCATCATTCTATATATACTGCTGGCAATCACCACATTTATGCACTGTTTTCAGGTCGTTATATTCCACACCATATTCAAATCACTACTCTCTTTAAAGAAAGGTGACTACTTCAGTGTCTTTATATTTGGGGCATTTAGCCTGTTGCAATATAGAAGTAAGGTAATGCAGAACTTAGGTAATGCGGAGACCAGGTAA
- the rsmD gene encoding 16S rRNA (guanine(966)-N(2))-methyltransferase RsmD produces the protein MAKNRPSSGQVRIIAGQWRSRRLPIQDLEGLRPTTDRVRETLFNWLAGDLTGARILDCFGGSGALCLESLSRYASYAKVFELQASAAEQLKDNLKTLKCDSSTAEVIKGDTLKLLATKPSEGFDIIYIDPPFRKGLAEKTIQLIAGNGWLNENAQIYVETESETAQLAVPSDWVQLKEKKAGQVIYRLYQYQP, from the coding sequence ATGGCTAAAAATCGACCTTCCAGCGGTCAAGTTCGTATCATTGCCGGCCAATGGCGTTCCCGTCGTTTACCCATTCAGGATCTAGAAGGGTTAAGGCCTACAACGGATCGCGTCAGAGAGACCCTGTTCAACTGGCTGGCCGGAGATCTTACCGGGGCTCGCATACTCGACTGTTTCGGTGGCAGTGGGGCTTTATGTCTGGAGTCGCTATCTCGTTATGCGAGCTACGCCAAGGTGTTCGAGCTACAGGCAAGCGCGGCAGAGCAACTTAAAGATAACCTGAAAACACTCAAGTGCGACTCATCAACTGCTGAAGTAATTAAAGGTGACACCCTGAAGTTATTGGCGACCAAGCCAAGCGAAGGGTTCGATATTATCTACATCGACCCGCCATTTCGAAAAGGGTTAGCGGAAAAGACGATTCAGCTTATCGCAGGCAATGGTTGGCTCAATGAAAACGCGCAAATTTATGTCGAGACCGAAAGTGAAACGGCACAGCTAGCCGTGCCAAGCGATTGGGTTCAGCTAAAAGAGAAAAAAGCCGGACAAGTGATCTACCGCTTATATCAATATCAGCCTTAA
- the ftsY gene encoding signal recognition particle-docking protein FtsY: MAKKGFFSWFRKDKSKDEVSAPEAEVVTESQDAVEAEALSEEQAKQAEQARIEAEALALAEEQAEQARIEAEALALAEEQAKQAELARIEAEALALAEEQAKQAEQARIEAEAAALAEEQAKQAEQARIEAEAAALAEEQAKQAEQARIEAEAAALAEEQAKQAELARIEAEAAALAEEQAKQAEQARIETEAAALAEEQAKQAELDAEQVAAEQETEKQPEPQEKPTKEGFFARLKRGLKRTSENIGSGFVSLFSGKKIDDDLFEELEEQLLIADVGVETTTRLIDSLTEQASRKQLKDGEALYEILRDEMQKTLEPVSIPLVPESADGPFVILMVGVNGVGKTTTIGKLAKQYQAQGKSVMLAAGDTFRAAAVEQLQVWGQRNDIPVVAQHTGADSASVLFDALQAARARNIDILIADTAGRLQNKAHLMDELKKVIRVMKKQDESAPHEVMLTLDASTGQNAISQAELFKKAVGVTGITISKLDGTAKGGVIFAIADKFGIPIRHIGVGEQIDDLRTFDAKDFVDALFTQESDENKS, from the coding sequence ATGGCAAAGAAAGGTTTTTTTTCCTGGTTTCGCAAAGATAAGTCGAAAGATGAAGTTAGTGCGCCAGAAGCAGAAGTTGTAACTGAATCACAAGATGCTGTCGAAGCTGAGGCGCTTTCCGAAGAACAGGCTAAGCAAGCCGAGCAGGCACGTATCGAGGCTGAAGCTCTAGCACTTGCCGAAGAGCAGGCCGAGCAGGCTCGTATCGAGGCAGAAGCTCTGGCACTTGCCGAAGAGCAGGCTAAGCAAGCCGAGCTGGCACGTATTGAGGCTGAAGCTCTCGCACTTGCCGAAGAGCAGGCTAAGCAAGCCGAGCAGGCACGTATCGAGGCTGAAGCTGCAGCACTTGCCGAAGAGCAGGCTAAGCAAGCCGAGCAGGCACGTATCGAGGCTGAAGCTGCAGCACTTGCCGAAGAGCAGGCTAAGCAAGCCGAGCAGGCACGTATCGAGGCAGAAGCTGCGGCATTGGCCGAAGAGCAAGCTAAGCAAGCCGAGCTGGCACGTATCGAGGCAGAGGCTGCGGCATTGGCCGAAGAGCAAGCTAAGCAAGCCGAGCAGGCACGTATCGAGACAGAGGCTGCGGCACTTGCCGAAGAGCAGGCAAAGCAAGCCGAGCTGGACGCTGAACAAGTGGCGGCAGAGCAAGAAACCGAAAAACAACCAGAGCCTCAGGAAAAACCCACCAAAGAGGGCTTTTTCGCTCGCCTTAAGCGAGGTCTTAAACGCACGAGTGAAAATATCGGTAGCGGGTTCGTTAGCCTGTTTAGCGGTAAGAAGATCGATGATGATCTTTTCGAAGAGCTTGAAGAACAGTTGCTTATTGCGGATGTCGGTGTTGAAACAACAACACGGTTAATCGATAGTCTGACCGAGCAAGCTAGTCGTAAACAGTTAAAAGATGGTGAAGCTTTATATGAAATTTTGCGTGATGAGATGCAAAAGACATTAGAGCCTGTCTCAATCCCACTCGTTCCTGAAAGTGCCGACGGACCTTTTGTTATCCTGATGGTCGGTGTGAATGGGGTCGGAAAAACGACGACAATTGGTAAACTGGCTAAGCAATATCAGGCGCAAGGTAAGTCCGTAATGCTGGCTGCCGGTGATACCTTCCGTGCGGCTGCGGTTGAGCAGTTACAGGTGTGGGGACAGCGAAATGACATTCCTGTCGTGGCACAACATACTGGTGCCGATAGTGCATCGGTGTTGTTTGATGCACTTCAGGCGGCTCGTGCTCGTAATATTGATATTTTGATCGCCGATACCGCGGGTCGACTTCAGAATAAGGCACATCTGATGGATGAGCTGAAGAAGGTTATCCGAGTGATGAAGAAGCAAGATGAGTCCGCGCCCCATGAGGTTATGTTGACCTTAGATGCGAGCACTGGCCAAAATGCAATTAGTCAGGCAGAGTTATTTAAAAAAGCGGTTGGTGTTACCGGCATCACAATCAGTAAGCTTGATGGTACTGCTAAAGGCGGTGTGATTTTTGCTATTGCCGATAAGTTCGGTATTCCTATCCGTCATATCGGTGTCGGTGAGCAGATCGATGATCTACGCACCTTCGATGCCAAAGATTTTGTCGATGCGCTTTTTACTCAAGAGAGTGATGAGAATAAGTCGTAG
- the ftsE gene encoding cell division ATP-binding protein FtsE translates to MIRFEQVSKVYPGGQKALSDVNFHLKRGEMAFLTGHSGAGKSTLLKLITVIERANAGRVLINGHDIAKLSRSDVPFLRRDIGMIFQSHHLLMEKSVFDNVALPLVIEGFSHGEIKKRVLAALDMVGLYGKERHSPIMLSGGEQQRVGIARAIVNKPPLLLADEPTGNLDPKLSMDILRLFETFNDSGTTVLIATHDLGLIARMKYRTLTLKQGHVLGGEELMSSADGVKG, encoded by the coding sequence ATGATTCGATTTGAGCAGGTAAGTAAGGTTTATCCTGGTGGGCAGAAAGCCTTGTCAGATGTTAACTTTCACCTAAAGCGCGGCGAGATGGCCTTTTTAACGGGTCACTCCGGCGCAGGTAAAAGTACATTGCTTAAATTAATCACAGTGATCGAACGCGCTAATGCCGGGCGTGTGTTAATTAACGGACATGATATTGCAAAGCTTTCACGCTCGGATGTTCCATTTTTAAGGCGTGACATTGGGATGATTTTCCAGAGTCATCATCTGTTGATGGAAAAGAGTGTTTTCGATAATGTCGCCCTGCCTTTGGTGATCGAAGGTTTTTCCCATGGTGAGATAAAAAAAAGGGTCTTGGCCGCATTGGATATGGTGGGACTCTATGGCAAAGAGCGCCATAGTCCCATCATGTTGTCTGGTGGTGAACAGCAGCGTGTGGGCATTGCACGTGCAATCGTTAATAAGCCGCCGTTATTGTTGGCCGATGAACCTACGGGTAACTTAGATCCTAAGTTGTCTATGGATATCCTACGGTTATTTGAAACCTTTAATGACTCAGGCACCACAGTACTGATTGCGACCCATGATTTGGGACTTATCGCACGCATGAAATATCGTACACTGACTTTGAAACAGGGACATGTGCTGGGTGGCGAAGAGCTGATGTCTTCGGCTGATGGGGTAAAGGGATAA
- the ftsX gene encoding permease-like cell division protein FtsX, producing the protein MSNKPQLTRSKLPISGRIVMFFIRHIQHAMGSMGELWRNPVSSLMTMAVLGVSLSLPAALQVLVKNAETITQSWNSAAEISLFVDEGRSERTIQSLITRIKVYPEVSEVNYINRAQALEEFQRLSGFGEALSYLDTNPLPAVVTVTPSLKYSSPVGARELLKKLEMEPEVSFGRLDIEWLERLQAVVRLLERTVLAIAALLVLAVVLVIGNTIRLAIMNRRTEIEVMKLVGATEAFIQRPFLYTGIWYGIIGGVLAWIIINLLVWYLDSALAELLGLYGSQLEMQSLTLVELGQLVGLASFLGWLGSYLSVRQHLRAIEPS; encoded by the coding sequence ATGAGCAATAAACCTCAGTTAACCAGAAGCAAATTGCCTATTTCGGGTCGTATTGTGATGTTCTTTATTCGTCATATCCAACACGCTATGGGCAGTATGGGTGAGTTGTGGCGTAACCCGGTATCCTCTCTTATGACCATGGCCGTGCTTGGGGTTAGCTTGAGCCTACCTGCAGCGCTGCAGGTACTGGTTAAGAATGCAGAGACCATCACCCAATCATGGAATAGCGCGGCTGAAATTTCACTTTTTGTTGATGAAGGACGAAGTGAAAGAACGATTCAGAGCTTGATCACTCGCATTAAAGTTTACCCTGAAGTGAGCGAGGTTAACTATATTAACCGGGCTCAGGCCCTCGAAGAGTTTCAACGCTTATCCGGGTTTGGCGAAGCTCTTTCCTATTTAGATACTAATCCGCTCCCTGCGGTCGTCACAGTGACTCCAAGCCTTAAATATTCAAGCCCGGTCGGGGCGCGCGAATTACTTAAGAAACTGGAAATGGAACCCGAAGTCAGTTTTGGTCGACTCGATATCGAGTGGTTGGAGCGACTTCAGGCGGTCGTGAGGCTACTGGAGCGAACGGTACTCGCCATTGCGGCACTCTTAGTGTTAGCGGTGGTACTGGTGATAGGCAATACGATTCGCTTAGCTATCATGAATCGCCGCACCGAGATCGAGGTGATGAAACTCGTCGGTGCGACCGAAGCCTTTATTCAGAGACCCTTCCTCTATACCGGGATCTGGTATGGAATAATAGGTGGTGTTCTGGCATGGATAATCATTAACCTGTTAGTCTGGTATCTCGATAGCGCATTGGCCGAATTGCTGGGCTTGTATGGGAGTCAGTTAGAGATGCAGTCTTTGACTCTCGTAGAGCTTGGTCAGTTAGTCGGCCTGGCCTCATTTCTAGGTTGGCTGGGATCTTACCTCTCGGTACGTCAACACCTCAGGGCGATAGAGCCTTCATGA
- the rpoH gene encoding RNA polymerase sigma factor RpoH yields the protein MTNQTQSMALTVPHGSGSLEAYVHSAHNISMLQPEQEYELAKRLQETGDLQAAKQLIMSHLRFVVHVAKGYSGYGLPQADLIQEGNIGLMKAVKRFDPNVGVRLVSFAVHWIKAEIHEYVLKNWRIVKVATTKAQRKLFFNLRKSKKRLGWFSDEEVGMVADNLGVSKADVTEMESRMAAQDPAFDLASDNDDDHDFAPMHYLEDHSSDLASQVENDNLEASNQARLLSAIKTLDERSQHILQARWLNEDKTTLQELAATYQVSAERIRQLEKNAMNKLKGRMEA from the coding sequence ATGACTAATCAAACGCAATCAATGGCACTGACTGTTCCCCACGGAAGCGGTAGCCTGGAAGCTTATGTTCACTCGGCCCACAACATCTCGATGTTGCAGCCAGAGCAAGAGTATGAGTTAGCCAAGCGTTTGCAAGAAACGGGAGACCTACAGGCTGCGAAGCAGCTGATTATGTCTCACCTGCGTTTTGTCGTGCACGTTGCTAAAGGGTATTCCGGTTACGGCTTACCACAAGCGGACCTTATCCAGGAAGGCAATATTGGTTTGATGAAGGCCGTAAAACGCTTCGATCCCAATGTCGGTGTCCGCCTTGTCTCTTTTGCTGTTCACTGGATTAAAGCTGAAATTCATGAATATGTGCTTAAAAACTGGCGCATAGTCAAAGTCGCTACCACTAAAGCGCAACGTAAACTCTTTTTTAACCTGCGTAAATCTAAAAAACGTCTGGGTTGGTTCAGCGATGAAGAGGTCGGTATGGTTGCCGATAATCTGGGTGTTTCTAAAGCCGATGTGACCGAAATGGAGTCACGCATGGCAGCTCAGGATCCCGCTTTCGATCTTGCCAGTGATAACGATGACGATCACGATTTTGCGCCTATGCATTATCTGGAAGATCATTCGTCGGATTTAGCATCTCAAGTTGAAAATGATAATTTAGAAGCGAGTAATCAGGCCCGCCTTCTGTCCGCTATCAAGACGTTGGATGAGCGTAGTCAGCATATTCTGCAGGCGCGTTGGTTAAATGAAGATAAGACGACACTGCAAGAGCTTGCTGCAACTTACCAGGTATCAGCCGAGCGAATCAGGCAGCTGGAAAAGAATGCCATGAATAAGCTGAAAGGCCGAATGGAAGCCTAA
- the menE gene encoding o-succinylbenzoate--CoA ligase, with amino-acid sequence MKALLSPLHQSARQHPNQTALTYIQDGVNRQIDYSTLSQRVIALGEQLIAKGLAKGDRLACIDNNSVELVMLYWACIDHQILFCPLSPRFPASQVSALIESHRLNFLWTGEGFTELASELSVSRSGSGTNTVTVTPRAMTLNFSLTADNTPTPIDHYAPANIILTSGSSGQPKAAVHSLSNHKASAEGSRSLISLEPGDVWLLSLPLFHIGGLAIINRCAFVGATVVLQDRDVGLSIQISRDQITHLSLVSTQLVRLLKEDADSLKGVKSLLLGGGAISSSLLGQLNALSINSFTSYGMTEMASQVTTGPANSDGSSGRLLPSRELKIIDEKIYVKGETLFLGYLDAQAQTHEQNSCADDVCKLIRPTDEDGWFFTKDRGYWDAAGKLHILGRIDNMFICGGENLQPEEVEAALKQHPAIEDAIVFAQADEEFGNLPAAIIKVSHSKSAKPSCDELTQFLADKVARFKRPRVYYTWPNIESTSLKVSRKQVIEAVLKKVLGSKS; translated from the coding sequence TTGAAAGCGTTACTATCTCCGCTTCATCAGAGCGCCAGGCAACACCCCAACCAAACGGCACTGACCTATATTCAAGATGGGGTTAACCGACAGATTGACTACTCGACACTGAGTCAGAGAGTCATTGCGCTCGGCGAGCAGTTAATCGCAAAGGGGCTTGCTAAAGGTGACCGCCTTGCCTGTATCGATAACAACTCCGTCGAGTTAGTCATGCTTTACTGGGCCTGTATCGATCATCAGATCCTATTTTGCCCCCTATCACCCCGCTTTCCGGCAAGTCAGGTTTCGGCGCTCATTGAGTCACATCGGCTAAATTTTCTATGGACGGGAGAAGGCTTCACCGAATTGGCATCTGAGCTCTCAGTATCGAGGAGCGGCTCCGGCACTAACACTGTCACAGTCACTCCAAGGGCTATGACACTGAATTTCTCCTTAACAGCAGATAATACTCCGACTCCTATCGATCACTACGCACCCGCCAATATAATCCTGACCTCGGGAAGCAGTGGCCAACCTAAGGCCGCGGTTCACAGCCTTAGCAACCATAAGGCGAGCGCCGAGGGTTCGAGGAGCCTGATATCACTCGAGCCAGGTGATGTCTGGCTATTGTCACTGCCGCTTTTTCATATAGGTGGACTAGCCATTATCAATCGCTGTGCCTTCGTTGGGGCTACTGTGGTACTGCAAGACCGGGATGTAGGCCTTTCTATACAGATATCACGAGATCAGATCACTCACCTCTCTCTGGTCTCCACTCAGCTGGTACGCTTGCTAAAGGAAGATGCTGACAGCCTCAAAGGGGTAAAATCACTTCTTCTCGGCGGCGGAGCCATATCATCGTCTCTTCTGGGCCAATTGAACGCCCTCTCGATTAACAGCTTCACCAGTTATGGCATGACCGAGATGGCCTCTCAAGTCACCACGGGGCCAGCCAACAGTGATGGCAGCAGTGGTCGACTCTTGCCATCAAGAGAGCTGAAGATTATCGATGAGAAGATCTATGTGAAGGGGGAGACACTCTTCCTCGGCTATCTCGATGCGCAGGCCCAGACTCATGAGCAAAATAGTTGTGCAGATGACGTTTGCAAACTCATTCGCCCCACAGATGAGGATGGCTGGTTTTTTACCAAGGATAGAGGATATTGGGATGCAGCCGGCAAGCTTCATATTCTGGGACGCATCGATAATATGTTTATCTGTGGCGGGGAGAACCTGCAACCCGAAGAGGTGGAGGCCGCACTCAAACAGCATCCGGCTATCGAAGATGCCATCGTATTTGCTCAGGCAGATGAGGAGTTTGGTAACCTTCCCGCAGCAATAATAAAAGTGAGCCACTCCAAAAGTGCAAAGCCATCTTGTGATGAGCTAACTCAATTCCTCGCCGATAAGGTAGCCAGATTTAAGCGACCCAGAGTCTATTATACTTGGCCAAATATTGAATCGACCAGCCTGAAGGTATCGAGAAAGCAGGTTATAGAGGCAGTATTGAAGAAGGTTCTAGGTTCTAAAAGCTAA